The sequence TCCAACGCTCTATCTGGGCGGGCGATAAAGAGACTGGCGTAACGATCATGCAGATGGATATCGGCCTAGATACCGGTGATATGTTAAGTATCGCGACGCTACCAATCGAAGCAACAGACACCAGCGCGTCAATGTACAAGAAGTTGGCTGGCCTTGGTCCTGATGCTCTTGTTGAATGTTTAGCTGACATCGCTTCTGGTAAGGCAGTTGCTGAGAAGCAAGATGACGAGTTTGCTAACTACGCGAAGAAGCTGAGCAAAGAAGAAGCGAAGATTGACTGGAATGACAGTGCAGAACACATCGAACGTTGTGTGCGCGCTTTCAACCCATGGCCAATGAGTCACTTTGCGATTACTGATAGCAGCTCTAATGATGAAAAAAGCATTAAAGTTTGGCAGACACGTGTTGATGAAGAATCGACATCTGCGCCAGCTGGCTCAATCATCAAAGCAGATAAGACTGGTATTTATGTTGCGACTGGCGACAAAGTACTGGTTTTGGAACAGCTGCAAGTTCCAGGTAAAAAAGCCATGTCAGTTCAGGACATCTTGAACTCACGTGCAAGCTGGTTTGAAGTTGGTACTCAACTTTCTTAACCGCTTTAAAGCTACTCAATATGTCCTTAAAAACGCGTAGCTTATAAAAAACACAGTTTAGAAAACCTTTACGAGGGCAGAGATGCCCTCATGTATTCAAATAAATATTCGGTACCCCTCATGAATGTTCGCGCTGCTGCTGCAAATGTCCTATTCCAAGTTGTCGATAAAGGCCACTCTCTTTCACACGCTCTCCCTGCGGCTCAAAAAACGATCCGTCCACGAGACCATGCTCTATTGCAAGAGATTTGCTACGGCGCACTTCGTTACCTGCCTCGCTTAGAGTCAATCGCTAACGAACTGATGGAAAACTCGCT is a genomic window of Vibrio sp. FE10 containing:
- the fmt gene encoding methionyl-tRNA formyltransferase, with translation MSQSLRIVFAGTPDFAARHLAALLSSEHEVIAVYTQPDRPAGRGKKLTASPVKNIALENNIPVYQPENFKSDEAKQELADLNADIMVVVAYGLLLPQAVLDTPRLGCINVHGSILPRWRGAAPIQRSIWAGDKETGVTIMQMDIGLDTGDMLSIATLPIEATDTSASMYKKLAGLGPDALVECLADIASGKAVAEKQDDEFANYAKKLSKEEAKIDWNDSAEHIERCVRAFNPWPMSHFAITDSSSNDEKSIKVWQTRVDEESTSAPAGSIIKADKTGIYVATGDKVLVLEQLQVPGKKAMSVQDILNSRASWFEVGTQLS